A single window of Rhodococcus jostii RHA1 DNA harbors:
- a CDS encoding ATP-binding protein has protein sequence MLTVYLLGEQRVSNPEDVRVGPISSRAIALLAYLVLHAGLAQSRTRLAGLFWPESSEQQARTNLRRELHNLRGLLGSDGALAADGPTLTWTNSSSCRVDVDTFRNERSAAVAALADSDPRAFLDHADRAIDIYRGELMPGTYEDWVLEHREVLRRQCVELCEATVRVLRESGDVETATACARRRIQLDPLEEVGYRTLMELEAASGDRAAAMTTYHRCAAVLETELGVAPSAATSRLFDTLLGEHPRVGAAAARRPERVRTAVPVLIGRERERDELQRRWRQSLDGRQGLLLVSGDAGVGKTRLTTELAEIARADGAVVASTRCFGLPGRVALAPVADWLRSPEFRSAIGSLNPLWRAEVERLVPSAESGPRPSTSRAMVDAWQRHRFFEGTARAVLSSGRPVLLVLDDLQWCDAETTAWLAFLLSLDTRMRVLVAATARTDEARSRHDVREALRALRSARVVTDVEVDPLTADGTAELARSLGGRALNPAEEAVLYAATGGYPLYVVEAARMVPGTDAAGRGGGADDLGEVLQRRLEQCSEPARDVAGLAAALGTDFDLDLLSEASDLDTDSLVQAVDELWRRRIVRPAGTGYDFVHDLVREAAYRSVSPPRRWLLHRRLAQGLELLHAGRTDDVAAHLAEQYRRGGRPDRALHYLQRAAEVAASVFANAEALRHFRDCLDLLEAMPVGRNRDAHEVDVRQGMSAPLTTLYGYSSAALEQTLDRTVELGQRLRRPKVVLGALIGLFAAHFVQGHTAQAHGIGVRALELSAADPEFEGQAHFAVAGAALGLGRPREAIEHFDVALRSFSDDYSFILGTRLEVHAHAWKSHAYWMIGDEQDAARSCTEALALGRTCGHPYSLAVALGYASMLYQIRGDDASLLAAVTELRELCERYRFAYYSQWSQILEGRLLGGEPGIAKIREGLAELRRQRAFARMPYWLSLLAEVQIDVGRCDAAHATLDAARIAAEQYDDRWWLPQVLRLRADAGPFAGGASARTVRERRIPTV, from the coding sequence ATGTTGACGGTCTACCTGCTCGGCGAACAGCGCGTATCGAACCCGGAAGATGTCAGGGTCGGCCCCATCTCGTCACGGGCGATCGCGTTGCTGGCCTACCTCGTGCTGCATGCCGGTCTCGCTCAGTCCAGGACCCGTCTCGCGGGGCTGTTCTGGCCCGAATCGAGCGAGCAGCAGGCCCGTACCAACCTCCGGCGGGAACTACACAACCTCCGCGGCCTCCTGGGATCGGACGGCGCGCTCGCGGCAGACGGGCCGACGCTCACGTGGACGAACTCGTCGTCGTGCCGGGTGGACGTCGACACCTTCCGCAACGAACGGTCGGCCGCCGTCGCGGCCCTCGCCGATTCCGACCCACGGGCGTTTCTCGATCACGCGGACCGCGCGATCGACATCTATCGCGGCGAGCTCATGCCGGGGACCTATGAAGACTGGGTCCTCGAGCATCGCGAGGTGCTGCGCCGGCAGTGCGTCGAACTCTGCGAGGCGACGGTGCGGGTGTTGCGGGAGTCGGGTGACGTGGAGACGGCCACGGCGTGCGCACGCAGGCGTATCCAGCTCGACCCGCTGGAGGAGGTCGGGTACCGGACGCTCATGGAACTGGAGGCCGCGTCGGGCGACCGGGCGGCGGCGATGACCACCTACCACCGATGCGCGGCCGTTCTCGAGACCGAACTCGGGGTCGCGCCGAGTGCGGCGACCAGCAGGCTGTTCGACACCCTGCTGGGGGAGCACCCGAGGGTCGGTGCCGCCGCGGCTCGCCGGCCCGAACGCGTCCGGACCGCGGTGCCCGTCCTGATCGGGCGGGAGCGTGAACGCGACGAGCTGCAACGGCGGTGGCGGCAGTCCCTCGACGGCAGGCAGGGACTGCTGCTCGTCTCGGGGGACGCGGGGGTCGGCAAGACCCGGTTGACCACCGAACTCGCGGAGATCGCCCGCGCCGACGGGGCGGTGGTGGCGTCCACGCGGTGTTTCGGACTGCCGGGCCGTGTCGCGCTGGCGCCCGTCGCCGACTGGCTGCGCAGCCCGGAATTTCGGTCCGCGATCGGGTCCCTGAATCCGTTGTGGCGGGCCGAGGTCGAACGGCTGGTCCCGAGCGCCGAATCCGGGCCGCGGCCGTCGACGTCCCGGGCGATGGTCGACGCCTGGCAGCGACACCGCTTCTTCGAGGGAACGGCGCGCGCGGTGCTGTCGTCGGGCCGGCCGGTTCTGCTCGTCCTCGACGATCTGCAGTGGTGCGACGCGGAGACCACGGCCTGGCTGGCCTTCCTGCTCTCACTCGACACCCGCATGCGGGTACTGGTGGCGGCGACCGCCCGCACGGACGAGGCGCGGTCACGCCACGATGTGCGGGAAGCGCTGCGGGCGCTCCGGTCGGCGCGGGTGGTCACGGACGTCGAGGTGGACCCGTTGACGGCGGACGGAACCGCGGAGCTGGCGCGGTCCCTCGGCGGCCGGGCGCTGAATCCCGCGGAGGAAGCGGTCCTGTACGCCGCGACCGGGGGCTACCCGCTGTACGTCGTGGAGGCTGCCAGGATGGTCCCGGGCACGGATGCGGCCGGGCGCGGCGGGGGCGCCGACGACCTCGGCGAGGTGCTGCAGCGGCGGCTCGAACAGTGTTCGGAACCCGCGCGGGACGTCGCAGGCCTCGCCGCTGCGCTCGGCACGGATTTCGATCTGGACCTACTCAGCGAGGCGAGCGACCTGGACACGGACTCTCTCGTGCAGGCGGTCGACGAACTGTGGCGACGGAGGATCGTCCGGCCGGCGGGCACCGGCTACGACTTCGTGCACGACCTGGTCCGGGAGGCCGCGTACCGCTCGGTCAGCCCGCCGCGACGCTGGCTTCTGCATCGGCGCCTGGCGCAGGGACTCGAACTTCTCCACGCCGGCCGCACCGACGACGTGGCAGCGCACCTCGCCGAGCAGTACCGGCGCGGCGGTCGCCCCGACCGCGCGCTCCACTATCTGCAGCGCGCCGCCGAGGTGGCGGCCAGCGTGTTCGCGAACGCGGAGGCTCTGCGGCATTTCCGGGACTGCCTCGACCTTCTCGAGGCGATGCCGGTGGGCCGCAACCGGGACGCTCACGAGGTGGACGTGCGACAGGGCATGTCGGCGCCGCTGACCACCCTCTACGGGTACTCCTCCGCCGCGCTCGAACAGACACTGGACCGCACCGTCGAGCTGGGGCAGCGGCTACGCAGGCCGAAAGTCGTGCTCGGTGCCCTGATCGGGTTGTTCGCGGCACACTTCGTGCAGGGGCACACCGCGCAGGCCCACGGCATCGGAGTACGTGCCCTCGAACTGTCCGCGGCCGATCCCGAATTCGAGGGTCAGGCGCACTTCGCGGTGGCGGGCGCCGCCCTCGGCCTCGGCAGGCCGAGGGAAGCGATCGAACATTTCGACGTCGCGCTGAGATCGTTCTCCGACGACTATTCCTTCATCCTCGGCACCAGGCTCGAGGTGCATGCCCACGCCTGGAAGTCACACGCGTACTGGATGATCGGTGACGAGCAGGATGCGGCGCGGTCGTGCACCGAGGCCCTCGCGCTGGGCAGGACCTGCGGCCACCCCTACAGTCTCGCGGTGGCGCTGGGATACGCGTCGATGCTGTATCAGATACGCGGCGACGACGCTTCGCTCCTCGCCGCTGTCACCGAATTGCGGGAGCTGTGCGAGCGCTACCGTTTCGCCTACTACAGCCAGTGGTCGCAGATCCTCGAAGGCCGGCTCCTCGGCGGCGAACCGGGAATCGCGAAGATCCGCGAGGGGCTCGCCGAGTTGCGGCGGCAGCGGGCATTCGCTCGCATGCCCTACTGGCTCTCACTGCTGGCGGAGGTCCAGATCGACGTCGGCCGGTGCGACGCGGCCCACGCCACGCTCGATGCCGCCCGGATCGCCGCCGAGCAATACGACGACCGCTGGTGGTTGCCGCAGGTACTGCGACTACGTGCGGACGCCGGACCGTTCGCGGGCGGCGCGTCGGCGCGAACGGTGCGCGAACGCCGGATTCCTACGGTGTGA
- a CDS encoding PTS transporter subunit EIIC codes for MTVVDSPKKESAVFAGLQRLGRSLMLPIAVLPAAGILLRLGQDDLLGRFDSMHTAASVISAAGQAVFTWLPLIFAVGIAIGWAKKADGSTALAAVVGYMVINGVFEAMSPVVLEGKTDPNGDQALINYGVLAGIVMGLLSAILWQRFYRTKLPDYLGFFNGRRLVPILTAVTGLVVGVLMAFLYPAFNSALTWVGESVAENSVVGGGIYGMANRLLIPTGLHHILNSTVWFLVGDYQNASGELVRGDLNRFFAGDPSAGIFMTGFFPIMMFALPAAALAIWRNARPSQKKVVGGIMLSTALTAFLTGITEPLEFAFMFVAWPLYLIHAFLTGTSMALVNALGIHDGFTFSAGFFDYVLNFGKATNAWMLIPIGLGYAVIYYVLFSFVIKKWNLRTPGREDDAETNADTEKAGQ; via the coding sequence ATGACTGTCGTAGACAGCCCGAAAAAGGAATCAGCGGTGTTTGCCGGGTTACAGCGCCTCGGGCGCAGCCTGATGCTGCCGATCGCGGTACTTCCCGCGGCCGGCATCTTGCTGCGGCTCGGCCAGGACGACCTCCTCGGCCGATTCGACTCGATGCACACCGCCGCGTCCGTCATCTCCGCAGCCGGCCAGGCAGTGTTCACCTGGCTGCCCCTCATCTTCGCGGTGGGCATCGCCATCGGATGGGCCAAGAAGGCCGACGGTTCCACCGCCCTGGCCGCAGTGGTCGGATACATGGTCATCAACGGCGTGTTCGAGGCCATGTCGCCGGTCGTCCTCGAAGGCAAGACCGATCCGAACGGCGACCAGGCGCTGATCAACTACGGTGTGCTCGCAGGCATCGTGATGGGTCTGCTGTCCGCGATTCTGTGGCAGCGGTTCTACCGCACCAAACTGCCCGACTACCTCGGATTCTTCAACGGGCGCAGGCTCGTTCCCATCCTCACCGCCGTCACCGGTCTCGTCGTCGGCGTCCTGATGGCGTTCCTGTACCCGGCCTTCAACTCCGCACTGACGTGGGTGGGCGAGTCCGTCGCCGAGAACTCCGTCGTCGGTGGCGGCATCTACGGCATGGCCAACCGCCTGCTCATCCCGACCGGACTGCACCACATCCTGAACTCCACCGTGTGGTTCCTCGTCGGCGACTACCAGAACGCGAGCGGTGAACTCGTCCGCGGCGACCTCAACCGGTTCTTCGCCGGCGACCCGAGCGCAGGCATCTTCATGACCGGCTTCTTCCCGATCATGATGTTCGCCCTTCCCGCTGCCGCACTGGCGATCTGGCGCAACGCCCGGCCGTCGCAGAAGAAGGTCGTGGGTGGCATCATGCTCTCCACCGCGCTGACGGCGTTCCTCACCGGCATCACCGAGCCCCTCGAATTCGCGTTCATGTTCGTGGCCTGGCCGCTGTACCTGATCCACGCGTTTCTCACCGGCACGTCGATGGCGCTCGTCAACGCGCTCGGCATTCACGACGGATTCACGTTCTCCGCAGGCTTCTTCGACTACGTGCTCAACTTCGGCAAGGCCACCAACGCGTGGATGCTGATCCCCATCGGGCTCGGGTATGCGGTCATCTATTACGTCCTGTTCAGCTTCGTCATCAAGAAGTGGAACCTGCGCACTCCCGGTCGGGAGGACGACGCGGAAACGAACGCCGACACCGAAAAGGCAGGTCAGTGA
- a CDS encoding YkvA family protein, producing the protein MDPVQVWAVAWPVLIAAAAGLLAVWAVLALVLWRSRPDGTGLGETIRVLPDLLRLLRRLAADPDLPRGVRVRLVLLLAYLAVPIDVIPDFVPVIGYADDVIVIGLTLRSVVRRAGPQVVARHWPGTPEGLETVRRVTCLSTCS; encoded by the coding sequence ATGGATCCGGTGCAGGTGTGGGCGGTGGCATGGCCCGTCCTGATCGCCGCGGCAGCGGGCCTGCTGGCCGTCTGGGCGGTACTGGCGCTCGTGCTGTGGCGATCGAGACCCGACGGCACCGGGCTCGGGGAGACGATCCGGGTGCTGCCGGACCTGCTCCGTCTCCTGCGCCGGCTCGCCGCCGATCCGGACCTGCCCCGGGGCGTGCGCGTCCGGCTCGTCCTGCTGCTGGCCTACCTCGCGGTTCCGATCGACGTGATACCCGATTTCGTCCCCGTCATCGGGTACGCCGACGACGTGATCGTCATCGGCCTCACGCTTCGTTCGGTGGTGCGCCGCGCAGGTCCGCAGGTCGTGGCGCGGCACTGGCCGGGTACCCCTGAGGGGCTCGAGACCGTGCGCCGGGTAACGTGCCTTTCCACCTGCTCGTGA
- a CDS encoding PTS sugar transporter subunit IIA — MSLSVQAPLPGRVLALADVPDPVFAGQMVGSGVAIDPPRDRGALDVLAPISGKILKLHPHAFVILGSAGGGVLVHLGIDTVKLKGEGFTLLAAEGDDVDAGDPVVRFDPTEIDGTGYSAICPVVVMDSKSDSVSTDTIGSDVATGDALFDWTAP, encoded by the coding sequence GTGAGCCTGTCCGTGCAAGCTCCACTGCCCGGCCGCGTGCTCGCCCTGGCCGACGTGCCCGACCCCGTGTTCGCCGGACAGATGGTGGGTTCCGGAGTCGCGATCGATCCGCCGCGCGACCGCGGCGCCCTCGACGTGCTCGCGCCGATCTCGGGCAAGATCCTCAAACTGCACCCGCACGCGTTCGTCATCCTGGGCTCGGCCGGCGGCGGTGTGCTGGTGCACCTCGGAATCGACACCGTGAAGCTGAAGGGCGAAGGGTTCACCCTGCTGGCAGCGGAAGGCGACGACGTCGACGCGGGCGACCCCGTGGTGCGATTCGATCCGACCGAGATCGACGGCACCGGATACTCCGCCATCTGCCCGGTCGTCGTCATGGACTCCAAGTCGGATTCGGTGTCCACCGACACCATCGGATCCGACGTGGCCACCGGCGACGCCCTGTTCGACTGGACGGCGCCGTAG
- a CDS encoding HPr family phosphocarrier protein has product MATRTVLIGSKVGLHARPAAQFTQAAAAVPVAVQIAVGESAPVDAGSMLAVMTLGAEFGTEVTITAEGEGSEEALDRLADLLASDLDAA; this is encoded by the coding sequence ATGGCTACACGAACGGTCCTCATCGGTTCCAAGGTCGGACTGCACGCCCGCCCCGCTGCGCAGTTCACCCAGGCCGCCGCGGCGGTACCGGTGGCAGTGCAGATCGCGGTAGGCGAGTCCGCGCCGGTGGACGCAGGCAGCATGCTCGCGGTGATGACCCTCGGCGCCGAATTCGGTACCGAGGTGACGATCACCGCGGAAGGGGAGGGCAGCGAGGAGGCTCTCGACCGCCTCGCAGACCTGCTCGCCTCCGACCTCGACGCCGCCTGA
- a CDS encoding glucose PTS transporter subunit EIIB, whose protein sequence is MSKADAIISGLGGADNIVEIEACITRLRTEVKDGAKVDEAALKAAGAHGVLKAGSVVQVIVGPEADTLAEDIEDIL, encoded by the coding sequence ATGTCCAAAGCGGACGCAATCATCAGCGGCCTCGGCGGTGCCGACAACATCGTCGAGATCGAGGCCTGCATCACCCGCCTGCGCACCGAGGTCAAGGACGGGGCCAAGGTCGACGAGGCCGCACTCAAAGCCGCGGGCGCGCACGGCGTCTTGAAGGCGGGCAGCGTCGTCCAGGTCATCGTCGGCCCCGAGGCGGACACGCTGGCCGAGGACATCGAGGACATCCTGTGA
- a CDS encoding FAD-binding oxidoreductase, with translation MSTTTTNSTPSTTTPPPYAELAAALRGELITPDDAGYDDARAVYNAMIDRRPAAIARCANAADVVACVKFAREHHVELAVRGGGHNAGGLGVWDDALVIDLSGMRGTTVSPADRTVRVDGGCTWSDVDHATVPFGMATPSGFIASTGVGGLTLGGGIGYLTRRFGLTVDNLLSADVVLADGTLVTASERSHPDLFWALRGGGGNFGVVTSFQFACHEIGDHGTVVGGPVLYDLEDAPDVMRWYRELLPSLPEELNGWIGLLTIPPAPPFPEELWGRKACGIVWCYTGDPGKADAVLEPIRDFGNPLLVGLHEMPFTALQSAFDGLYPAGLQWYWRADFVREISDDAIDIHLGFGRQLPTGHSTMHMYPIDGAATRVAEDATAFAYRDGGWAAVIVGVDPDPANAEVITDWAKRYWEALHPTTAGGAYVNFMMSEGEDRVRASYLGNYDRLAQVKAKYDPDNLFHVNQNIRPAVRSEQ, from the coding sequence ATGAGTACCACCACCACGAATTCGACACCGTCGACGACGACACCGCCGCCCTACGCGGAACTGGCCGCAGCGCTGCGCGGAGAGTTGATCACCCCCGACGACGCCGGCTACGACGACGCGCGTGCGGTGTACAACGCGATGATCGACCGCAGGCCCGCGGCCATCGCGCGGTGCGCCAACGCCGCGGATGTCGTCGCGTGCGTGAAGTTCGCGCGGGAGCATCACGTCGAACTCGCGGTTCGCGGCGGAGGACACAATGCGGGAGGTCTCGGCGTGTGGGACGACGCCCTCGTGATCGATCTGTCGGGGATGCGCGGAACCACGGTCTCGCCCGCCGATCGGACCGTCCGGGTGGACGGCGGGTGCACCTGGAGCGATGTCGACCATGCCACCGTGCCGTTCGGGATGGCCACTCCGTCCGGGTTCATCGCGTCCACCGGTGTCGGCGGGCTGACGCTCGGCGGCGGAATCGGGTACTTGACGCGCCGTTTCGGTCTCACCGTGGACAACCTGCTCAGCGCCGACGTCGTCCTCGCCGACGGCACCCTGGTGACGGCGAGCGAACGATCGCACCCGGACCTGTTCTGGGCGCTGCGCGGCGGCGGCGGAAACTTCGGTGTGGTCACGTCGTTCCAGTTCGCGTGTCATGAGATCGGCGACCACGGCACCGTCGTCGGCGGGCCGGTGCTGTACGACCTGGAAGACGCCCCCGACGTGATGCGGTGGTACCGCGAACTCCTGCCGTCGCTGCCCGAGGAACTCAACGGCTGGATCGGGCTGCTGACCATTCCGCCTGCGCCGCCGTTCCCCGAGGAACTGTGGGGGCGCAAGGCGTGCGGCATCGTCTGGTGCTACACCGGCGACCCGGGCAAGGCCGACGCGGTTCTCGAACCGATCCGCGACTTCGGAAACCCGCTGCTGGTCGGACTCCACGAAATGCCCTTCACCGCATTGCAATCCGCCTTCGACGGACTGTACCCGGCCGGGTTGCAGTGGTACTGGCGCGCCGACTTCGTCCGGGAGATCTCGGACGACGCCATCGACATCCATCTGGGGTTCGGCCGTCAGCTGCCCACCGGGCATTCGACGATGCACATGTATCCCATCGACGGCGCGGCGACGCGGGTCGCCGAGGATGCCACGGCGTTCGCGTATCGGGACGGCGGCTGGGCCGCGGTGATCGTCGGTGTCGACCCCGATCCGGCCAACGCCGAGGTCATCACGGACTGGGCCAAGCGGTACTGGGAGGCCCTCCACCCGACGACCGCGGGCGGGGCGTACGTCAATTTCATGATGTCCGAGGGCGAGGACCGCGTGCGTGCCTCCTACCTCGGCAACTATGACCGGCTCGCACAGGTGAAGGCGAAGTACGATCCGGACAACCTCTTCCACGTGAACCAGAACATCCGTCCCGCGGTCCGGTCGGAGCAATAG
- a CDS encoding GntR family transcriptional regulator, with amino-acid sequence MMPVHLRDSVIPKHEQLRAILLHKCTKELQPGDLMTSERKLMQDYGVSRITVREAIGQLVNEGHLVRVRGKGTFVAHRPVQSKLHLASFTEEMRAQGHKPTTVVLQSEEDAAPEATAKALRIAPDTSAYHVKRLRLADGEPVSVDDGWFNAALLPGLLDLDLTGSIYRATADKYGMPIDRAEQTVSADGASQEIATLLGIKKGAPVMYFDRVSFSGPTPVEHTRSWYRSDRYQLQMEVQGERAQRSV; translated from the coding sequence ATGATGCCCGTACATCTACGCGACAGCGTGATTCCGAAGCACGAACAACTCCGTGCCATCCTGCTGCACAAGTGCACCAAGGAACTTCAGCCCGGCGACCTGATGACGAGTGAACGAAAGCTGATGCAGGACTACGGCGTCAGTCGCATCACGGTTCGTGAGGCGATCGGGCAGCTCGTCAACGAGGGTCACCTGGTGCGGGTGCGTGGCAAGGGCACGTTCGTGGCGCATCGTCCGGTGCAGTCGAAACTCCACCTGGCCTCGTTCACGGAGGAGATGCGGGCACAGGGGCACAAGCCGACGACGGTGGTGCTCCAGAGCGAGGAGGACGCGGCGCCGGAGGCCACTGCGAAGGCGCTGCGCATCGCACCGGACACCAGCGCGTATCACGTCAAACGGTTGCGGCTGGCGGACGGCGAACCGGTCAGCGTCGACGACGGCTGGTTCAATGCGGCACTGCTTCCCGGCCTGCTGGACCTCGACCTCACCGGCTCGATCTACCGGGCGACCGCCGACAAGTACGGCATGCCGATCGACCGGGCGGAGCAGACCGTGAGCGCCGACGGGGCGAGCCAGGAGATCGCGACGTTGCTCGGCATCAAGAAGGGCGCCCCGGTGATGTACTTCGACCGCGTGTCCTTCAGCGGTCCCACACCGGTCGAGCACACCCGCAGCTGGTACCGGTCCGATCGCTATCAACTGCAGATGGAAGTTCAGGGGGAGCGGGCTCAGCGCAGCGTCTGA
- a CDS encoding SWIM zinc finger family protein, with protein sequence MTNRRPGPYFGQYGKRRPVAGGLEARSQRGSFGRTWWGREFVDIIEFVADKGRMSRGRSYARSGQVISLEIAAGMVTGEVQGSQLQPFVATVSIDRLDDAEVAELVALVRRQPGSLAMLAGGGVPEVLGPLLLPAGASALNYDCTCPDDGWPCKHAAAVAYLTTERLDENPLEILTLRGVDLEMLIDGVGGDSSDADVDDWFGDESPLPALPDADFRAAIDDLDPLLLRKAIRSVSEDERAVDAAIRELRALYQHFR encoded by the coding sequence ATGACGAATCGGCGACCGGGGCCGTACTTCGGTCAGTACGGCAAGCGTCGACCGGTGGCGGGCGGGCTGGAGGCACGGTCCCAGCGCGGATCGTTCGGGCGCACGTGGTGGGGCCGCGAGTTCGTGGACATCATCGAGTTCGTCGCCGACAAGGGCCGAATGAGCCGTGGGCGGAGCTACGCGCGCAGCGGTCAGGTGATCTCGCTCGAGATCGCGGCTGGGATGGTGACGGGGGAGGTCCAGGGCAGTCAGCTCCAGCCGTTCGTCGCGACCGTCTCGATCGATCGCCTCGACGACGCGGAGGTCGCGGAACTCGTCGCGCTGGTGCGTCGGCAACCCGGCAGTCTCGCGATGCTGGCGGGCGGCGGAGTTCCGGAGGTTCTCGGACCACTGCTGCTGCCCGCGGGGGCGTCCGCGCTGAATTACGACTGCACCTGCCCGGACGACGGCTGGCCCTGCAAGCATGCGGCGGCGGTCGCGTACCTCACCACCGAACGCCTCGACGAGAACCCGCTCGAAATCCTGACATTGCGGGGCGTCGACCTGGAGATGCTGATCGACGGCGTCGGCGGCGACTCCTCCGACGCGGACGTCGACGACTGGTTCGGTGACGAGTCCCCGCTGCCCGCCCTGCCCGATGCCGACTTCCGGGCGGCGATCGACGACCTCGACCCGCTGCTGTTGCGGAAGGCGATCCGATCGGTCAGTGAGGACGAGCGGGCGGTGGACGCCGCGATCCGGGAGCTGAGAGCGCTGTACCAGCACTTCCGCTGA
- a CDS encoding DUF1990 family protein: MGASRDVPFPAGYHHLTERKVIGYGADAFDAAATCLCTWGMHRGAGIDVRADAPAAAPGTSVELRWGIGPLRLTFSCRVVYVLDEPHRKGFAYGTLPGHPERGEERFVVEQRPDGTVLATISAFSTPDRWFTRLGGPAGRVVQKVMTRKYLEALAEAAR, translated from the coding sequence GTGGGTGCGAGCCGCGACGTCCCCTTCCCCGCGGGATATCACCATCTGACCGAGCGGAAGGTGATCGGTTACGGGGCAGACGCATTCGACGCAGCCGCCACCTGCCTGTGCACCTGGGGGATGCACCGCGGCGCCGGGATCGACGTACGGGCCGACGCGCCGGCGGCCGCGCCCGGCACGTCGGTCGAACTGCGATGGGGCATCGGTCCGCTTCGGCTGACGTTCTCGTGCCGTGTCGTCTACGTGCTCGACGAACCGCACCGCAAGGGATTCGCCTACGGGACGCTGCCGGGCCACCCCGAGCGCGGCGAGGAGCGATTCGTCGTCGAACAGCGGCCGGACGGCACCGTGCTCGCGACCATCTCGGCGTTCTCCACACCGGATCGGTGGTTCACCCGGCTCGGTGGACCCGCCGGCCGGGTCGTGCAGAAGGTGATGACGCGCAAGTATCTGGAGGCGTTGGCCGAGGCCGCACGGTAG